A window of Psychromonas sp. CNPT3 contains these coding sequences:
- a CDS encoding Tex family protein, with product MPAITQTLHRQLQLSVPQINAFIQLYDAGNTVPFIARYRKEATYGLDDTQLRQLESSLLYQRDLAERKEAIYKSLLSQNKLSAALKTQIINIDNKRDLETLYQPFKSKRVSKAKIAMDAGLMELADKLWFQDDMQADALLKRYINKKQGFNDEKSVLQGASDILIERLSLDISLSHKLVETLHRKGLLSSSVIKAKQQEAQKFKDYFDYSERLKTLPAHRYLALLRAKSEGFLRLKVDFDMHSTDKKSVYENLIADHLGFSFARLSKNSWRKSIISEAWQTKLNKQTERQIFSLLKEQAHSRASQLFATNLKDLLMAAPAGEKIILGLDPGFKSGCKIVVISGTGKLLDFATIYPHAPQRQSESAKKKVDEFIKKYHVQLIAIGNGTASRESDDFIKSVLEDASLNLPCVMVSEAGASVYSASELACIEFPQLDVSIRGAVSIARRLQDPLAELVKIDAKAIGVGLYQHDLNQVQLGKNLQVVVEDCVNAIGVDVNRASVQLLTFIAGLNKSIAENIVQYRDTNGPFTSRSSLMKVPRLGAKAYQQAAGFLRIIEGIDPLDNSAVHPEAYALVSRIAIDQNCTVKALLKNSQALKMLDIDTFISEQFGRLSIEQIISELAAPRRDPRPDFCTVSYSDEINKISDLYTDMEIQGVITNVTSFGAFVDIGVHQDGLIHLSQLANKFVKDPFEVVKTGQIVQVRVLSVDSERKRISLSLRLQDHNA from the coding sequence ATGCCTGCTATTACTCAAACGCTACATCGACAATTGCAACTTAGTGTTCCTCAAATCAATGCGTTTATCCAACTTTATGATGCCGGTAATACCGTGCCTTTTATTGCGAGGTATCGTAAAGAGGCAACCTATGGTCTTGACGATACGCAGCTACGCCAGCTTGAGAGTAGTTTACTTTATCAAAGAGATTTAGCAGAGCGTAAAGAGGCTATTTATAAAAGTTTACTCTCCCAAAACAAATTGAGTGCAGCCTTAAAAACGCAAATTATTAACATCGATAATAAACGCGATCTAGAAACCTTGTATCAACCCTTTAAAAGCAAACGTGTCAGTAAAGCAAAAATTGCGATGGACGCAGGGTTAATGGAACTCGCAGACAAATTATGGTTCCAAGATGACATGCAAGCCGATGCTTTATTAAAACGCTACATTAATAAAAAACAGGGTTTTAATGATGAGAAAAGTGTTTTACAAGGTGCCTCGGACATATTAATAGAGAGACTGAGTTTAGATATCAGCCTAAGTCATAAGCTTGTAGAGACCTTACACAGAAAGGGACTTTTAAGTAGCTCAGTCATAAAAGCTAAACAACAAGAAGCACAAAAATTTAAAGATTATTTTGACTATAGTGAACGTTTAAAAACACTGCCAGCACATAGGTACCTTGCGTTGTTACGTGCTAAAAGCGAGGGGTTTTTACGCCTAAAAGTAGACTTTGATATGCACAGCACAGATAAAAAAAGTGTTTATGAAAACCTGATCGCAGATCATTTAGGCTTTTCGTTCGCGCGCTTAAGTAAAAATAGTTGGCGAAAAAGCATTATTTCAGAAGCGTGGCAAACAAAATTAAATAAACAAACCGAGCGTCAGATTTTTTCTCTTTTAAAAGAGCAAGCGCATAGCCGTGCCAGCCAACTTTTTGCAACCAATTTAAAAGACCTTTTAATGGCAGCGCCCGCGGGTGAAAAAATTATATTGGGGTTAGATCCGGGCTTTAAAAGTGGCTGTAAAATTGTGGTGATCAGTGGCACCGGAAAACTCCTCGATTTTGCGACGATTTATCCTCATGCCCCGCAGCGCCAAAGCGAGTCTGCAAAGAAAAAAGTAGATGAATTTATTAAAAAGTATCATGTGCAATTAATTGCAATTGGTAATGGCACGGCTTCTCGCGAAAGTGATGATTTTATAAAAAGTGTTTTAGAAGATGCCTCGCTAAATTTACCTTGTGTGATGGTCAGTGAAGCGGGCGCCTCCGTGTATTCTGCCTCGGAACTGGCGTGTATTGAATTTCCACAATTAGATGTCTCTATTCGAGGCGCGGTTTCCATTGCTCGAAGGTTACAAGATCCGTTAGCCGAATTAGTGAAGATAGATGCAAAAGCTATCGGCGTTGGTTTATATCAGCATGATTTAAATCAGGTTCAATTGGGAAAAAATCTACAAGTTGTCGTCGAAGATTGTGTTAATGCTATCGGCGTTGATGTTAACCGTGCGTCGGTGCAATTATTAACCTTTATAGCTGGATTAAATAAAAGCATTGCTGAAAACATTGTGCAATATCGAGATACGAATGGGCCGTTTACGTCGCGCAGTAGTTTAATGAAAGTTCCCCGTTTAGGGGCTAAAGCCTACCAGCAGGCTGCTGGTTTTTTACGCATTATTGAGGGCATTGATCCCTTAGATAATTCAGCGGTTCATCCTGAGGCTTATGCCTTAGTCAGTCGTATCGCCATCGACCAAAACTGCACGGTAAAAGCATTACTAAAAAATAGCCAAGCCTTAAAAATGTTAGACATAGATACCTTTATTAGTGAGCAGTTTGGGCGCTTATCTATTGAACAAATTATCTCTGAATTAGCAGCGCCACGGCGTGATCCTCGTCCTGATTTTTGTACGGTAAGTTACAGTGATGAGATCAATAAAATCAGCGATCTTTATACGGACATGGAAATTCAAGGCGTGATCACAAATGTGACCAGCTTCGGGGCGTTTGTCGATATTGGCGTTCATCAAGATGGCCTTATTCACTTATCCCAACTTGCCAATAAATTTGTAAAAGATCCCTTTGAAGTGGTAAAAACCGGACAAATTGTGCAAGTAAGAGTACTCAGTGTGGACAGTGAGCGTAAGCGTATTTCATTAAGTTTACGTTTGCAGGATCATAATGCATGA
- a CDS encoding tRNA (adenine(22)-N(1))-methyltransferase: protein MKLSKRLQSIFEQVKQPYTHIWDCCCDHGQLGFKLLGKDKAQHVHFVDINQNLMQKLEKKLQRYYQGSVSDWQVHCLDVSQLPLKNHQQSSLKETHLIIIAGVGGQLLSTFLEALLPLNAQFNIEFLICPVHHNFLVRETLIKHKLKLINELLIFEQGRYYEILHVSSRAELPIVNVGSMMWEGDLPMHQLYLQQTIAHYQRMLKNKGAEVEKIIKAYQAL from the coding sequence ATGAAATTGAGTAAAAGATTACAAAGCATTTTTGAGCAAGTAAAGCAGCCTTATACGCATATTTGGGATTGTTGCTGCGATCATGGACAACTGGGGTTTAAGCTACTCGGCAAAGATAAAGCCCAACATGTTCACTTTGTTGATATTAACCAAAATTTAATGCAAAAATTAGAAAAAAAACTGCAACGTTATTATCAGGGTAGCGTAAGTGACTGGCAAGTGCATTGCCTCGATGTGAGTCAATTACCCTTAAAAAATCACCAACAGTCCAGCCTAAAAGAGACGCATTTAATTATTATAGCGGGGGTTGGAGGGCAGTTATTAAGTACCTTTTTAGAGGCATTATTACCCTTAAATGCACAGTTTAATATTGAATTTTTAATTTGTCCTGTGCATCATAATTTTTTAGTCAGAGAGACGTTGATCAAACATAAATTAAAATTAATTAACGAATTATTAATTTTTGAGCAGGGACGTTATTACGAGATCTTACACGTGTCATCACGCGCAGAGCTGCCGATTGTGAATGTGGGATCAATGATGTGGGAGGGGGACTTACCCATGCATCAGCTTTATTTGCAACAAACTATTGCACATTATCAACGCATGTTAAAAAATAAGGGAGCAGAGGTCGAAAAGATAATTAAGGCTTATCAAGCACTCTAA
- the focA gene encoding formate transporter FocA has translation MPNNFHSPIMSLIKATAPEQSQAKTMVQEVEDYGLSKVKKSTAKSFSLAVFAGAFIAIAFVFYITVTTGAQSAPWGLVRVAGGIAFSLGLILVVLCGGELFTSTVLSTVAWAEGLVSTKKLLGCWARVYFGNMLGAAIMLLLVFSAKMYFLDGGQWGLNALLIAQHKLQHTWIQAFSLGILCNILVCLGIWMTFSTKDILAKSMLLILPVAMFVGSGFEHSIANMFMVPLGIMIQNFSEPAFFISNNISSTQFADLNWSNFLLHNLIPVTLGNIVGGGVLIGLAYWVIDKSSEPKKSELVRENTHENRHVEMHAEQKNTQKTLNDFLVKDLMQSNPLTLTEQQTIYQALSFIVDNKISSAPVLDENKQLVGFISEQDILRVLWSKQYSNTLNDRVTDVMQTEMLTVDAMQPVSSLLEFMVVDKEKLFALNEPKALGDTHYQNYEQRLKSATVQRPSSYAVLHEGLFCGVITRQDVAKQLCLQYKNNATNNVV, from the coding sequence ATGCCAAATAATTTCCATTCCCCTATTATGAGCTTAATAAAGGCGACCGCACCCGAGCAATCTCAGGCCAAAACAATGGTTCAAGAAGTTGAAGATTATGGTCTGAGTAAAGTTAAAAAAAGCACCGCTAAATCTTTTTCATTGGCTGTGTTTGCTGGCGCTTTTATCGCAATTGCTTTTGTCTTTTATATTACGGTTACCACAGGTGCTCAATCTGCGCCTTGGGGACTTGTTCGCGTTGCAGGTGGTATTGCATTTAGCTTAGGCCTTATTCTTGTTGTATTGTGTGGTGGAGAGCTATTTACGAGCACAGTATTAAGCACCGTTGCTTGGGCCGAAGGTCTGGTGAGCACTAAAAAATTATTAGGATGCTGGGCGCGCGTTTATTTTGGTAATATGCTCGGCGCTGCCATCATGCTTCTTTTAGTTTTTAGTGCCAAAATGTATTTTCTTGATGGCGGGCAATGGGGCTTAAATGCGCTGTTAATTGCTCAACATAAATTACAGCACACATGGATCCAAGCATTTTCACTGGGTATCTTGTGTAATATTTTAGTGTGTTTAGGTATTTGGATGACCTTTAGTACGAAAGATATACTGGCCAAATCCATGCTTCTTATTTTGCCTGTTGCTATGTTTGTCGGCAGTGGTTTTGAGCATAGTATCGCTAACATGTTTATGGTGCCTTTAGGTATTATGATCCAAAACTTCAGTGAGCCTGCGTTCTTTATCAGTAATAATATTAGTAGTACACAATTTGCAGATCTCAATTGGTCTAACTTTTTATTGCATAACTTAATTCCGGTCACACTGGGTAATATCGTGGGTGGTGGCGTTCTGATTGGTCTGGCTTATTGGGTGATTGATAAATCGAGTGAGCCTAAAAAAAGTGAGCTAGTACGTGAAAATACACATGAAAATCGGCACGTTGAGATGCACGCAGAGCAAAAAAACACGCAAAAAACGCTTAATGATTTTTTAGTTAAAGATCTGATGCAAAGCAACCCATTAACGTTAACGGAACAACAGACGATATACCAAGCACTTAGCTTTATTGTTGATAATAAAATCAGCAGTGCACCCGTTCTCGATGAAAATAAACAGTTAGTTGGCTTTATTAGTGAGCAAGATATCTTAAGAGTATTATGGTCAAAACAATACTCAAACACCCTCAATGATAGGGTGACTGATGTCATGCAGACTGAGATGTTGACGGTCGATGCAATGCAACCTGTCAGTAGCTTACTTGAGTTTATGGTCGTTGATAAAGAAAAGTTATTTGCACTAAACGAGCCTAAAGCGCTCGGTGACACGCATTATCAAAACTATGAACAACGCTTAAAATCAGCAACCGTGCAGCGCCCCAGTTCTTATGCAGTGCTCCATGAAGGTCTGTTTTGTGGCGTTATCACGCGTCAAGATGTAGCCAAACAGCTTTGCCTACAATATAAAAATAATGCAACGAATAACGTTGTTTAA
- a CDS encoding DUF3943 domain-containing protein encodes MTSKTNKKITLCCALALASSSFNAYASENENEVSQIEVPIYQSKITNSSWDDKDIDASFYDNPFQVSLFNAKNGEDNERLMDHTYTVFGLGVGVIAALTVMPESITNWDKTDADIFKKWYDHVSEGPVWDRDQAWLNYVAHPYFGGVFYQSARKSGYRQWDSFLYSAMMSTFYWEYGIESFAEIPSIQDLVVTPVIGWVYGEWAYQTERDIWLNGGTLFGSEILGNTSLFLLDPVDSIGRNINALFGRDLIKAGTGYFTFNQVKLPYGGATENQVGLKLSYKFGDDSSKALPEISAKKDARAKSTMSTQKDPIDTGVVGISAGATWVNLNEKWGLQDTLGSQISVGLYFNRSFSSRLTYTRADMKKIATNKSVIYENYAIDSQYYFNAQENFRPFVSVGFGEMMSDEERDNKRFAMSAGLGLHYKITNKWALQTDWHRYYSTRTSSSEDQFSTLILYRFSNGERG; translated from the coding sequence ATGACATCAAAAACAAATAAAAAAATAACATTGTGCTGCGCCCTCGCCCTTGCCAGTAGCTCTTTTAATGCTTATGCCTCCGAAAACGAAAACGAAGTATCACAAATTGAAGTCCCTATTTATCAATCTAAGATAACCAATTCGAGTTGGGATGATAAAGATATTGATGCTAGTTTCTATGACAATCCTTTTCAAGTGTCACTTTTCAATGCTAAAAATGGTGAAGATAACGAACGTCTCATGGATCATACTTATACGGTGTTTGGTTTAGGCGTTGGCGTGATTGCAGCCTTAACGGTGATGCCCGAATCTATCACCAACTGGGATAAAACAGATGCCGATATTTTTAAAAAATGGTATGACCATGTCTCTGAAGGGCCAGTTTGGGATCGCGATCAAGCTTGGTTAAATTATGTTGCTCACCCTTACTTTGGCGGTGTTTTTTATCAATCGGCTCGTAAATCAGGATATAGACAATGGGATTCATTTCTTTATTCAGCCATGATGTCTACTTTTTATTGGGAATATGGGATTGAATCTTTTGCAGAAATTCCCTCTATTCAAGATCTTGTTGTAACACCTGTTATCGGTTGGGTCTATGGTGAATGGGCTTATCAAACAGAGCGCGATATTTGGCTCAATGGGGGTACTTTATTTGGGTCTGAAATATTAGGAAATACGTCATTGTTCTTATTAGATCCCGTTGACTCTATCGGACGTAATATAAATGCATTATTTGGGCGTGATCTGATTAAAGCGGGCACCGGCTATTTTACCTTTAACCAAGTTAAATTACCGTACGGTGGTGCGACTGAAAACCAAGTTGGCCTTAAATTAAGCTATAAATTTGGCGATGATAGTAGTAAAGCCTTACCAGAGATAAGTGCCAAAAAAGATGCGCGTGCAAAATCAACAATGAGTACGCAAAAAGATCCGATAGATACTGGAGTCGTGGGTATTTCAGCGGGCGCAACATGGGTAAACTTAAATGAAAAATGGGGATTACAAGATACCTTAGGCTCACAAATTTCCGTAGGCTTATATTTTAATCGCAGTTTTTCAAGTCGTTTAACCTATACCCGTGCAGATATGAAAAAGATTGCAACAAACAAAAGCGTGATTTATGAAAATTACGCCATTGATAGCCAATATTATTTTAATGCGCAGGAAAATTTCCGTCCGTTTGTGAGCGTGGGTTTTGGTGAAATGATGAGTGATGAAGAGCGAGATAATAAACGCTTTGCTATGAGTGCGGGGTTGGGCTTACACTATAAAATCACTAATAAATGGGCATTGCAAACAGATTGGCATCGTTATTACAGTACACGTACCAGCAGTTCAGAAGATCAATTTAGCACGCTGATACTGTATCGTTTTAGCAATGGCGAGCGAGGTTAA
- the dapA gene encoding 4-hydroxy-tetrahydrodipicolinate synthase produces the protein MLTGCIVALVTPMQESGEIDFIALRKLVEFHIKAGTAAIVSMGTTGESATLSCDEHIKVVLKTLEYAAGRIDVIAGNGANSTAVAIEMSQRLENSGIVAGLNVTPYYNKPTQEGLYQHFKHIAQSSKLPQILYNVPARTAVDLLPETIGRLAKIDNIIGIKEATGDLSRLLSIKKLVPENFLLYSGDDATCCDFMLQGGDGVISVSCNIAPQLMNTMSQLAISGDTKAALKINAQLIPLYDTLFIEANPIPVKWACAKLGLISSADCRLPLTILDVKYQQTLENALTEVKLIS, from the coding sequence ATGCTAACAGGCTGTATCGTCGCACTTGTGACGCCTATGCAAGAAAGTGGTGAAATCGATTTTATTGCATTAAGAAAACTTGTCGAATTTCATATTAAAGCAGGTACTGCTGCCATCGTTTCTATGGGAACAACGGGAGAATCTGCAACGCTCAGTTGTGATGAACATATTAAGGTCGTATTAAAAACCCTTGAATATGCTGCGGGACGTATTGATGTTATTGCCGGAAATGGTGCTAACTCAACAGCGGTTGCCATTGAAATGAGCCAGCGCTTAGAAAATAGCGGCATTGTTGCCGGATTAAACGTGACCCCTTATTATAATAAACCGACGCAAGAAGGGCTTTATCAGCACTTTAAACACATTGCACAGTCCTCAAAATTACCGCAAATACTTTACAATGTGCCGGCAAGAACAGCGGTTGATTTATTGCCTGAAACAATCGGCCGCTTGGCTAAAATAGATAATATTATTGGTATTAAAGAAGCAACCGGTGATTTATCTCGTCTTTTAAGCATTAAAAAATTAGTACCTGAAAACTTTTTACTCTACAGCGGTGATGATGCTACGTGCTGTGACTTTATGTTACAAGGCGGAGATGGTGTTATTTCAGTGAGCTGTAATATTGCACCGCAACTCATGAATACAATGAGTCAGCTTGCAATATCTGGTGATACTAAGGCAGCATTAAAGATTAATGCGCAATTAATACCTTTGTATGACACACTTTTTATAGAAGCAAATCCTATCCCTGTAAAATGGGCCTGTGCAAAATTAGGCCTGATATCATCAGCAGATTGCAGATTACCTTTGACAATACTCGATGTAAAATATCAACAGACGTTAGAAAATGCCTTAACAGAAGTTAAATTAATTTCATGA
- the bamC gene encoding outer membrane protein assembly factor BamC translates to MIKQFKKSHITLSIAVMISMTGCARFDTRMQANGPFNYQESTLNTKYITTGYTQDESRDLFVIPKLSQYQKDNGLRADAVDIRPPTQLIKIMDGIIEDKDHSQGTRIWFNDFQSQQELTSKVSTLLNDFLISKNATYTLAKNNGDTIEPVEIKEEISFGNFLNKNTINKASSFSIKVSAEQQSHRVNLTVRLLSYSEKNDSELLEFKLTEKNKQNIETRLINDLLLFSYQQKEKHALQNIGSQPLPIKLGFDENHQMAWLVSESFEKTWQELPSLLTLLNFEIIKSDKNLGSMLLKYSAPSDDYWAENNLHPFELKNAQYNIQLGEATADSSALIWLDENKKPLKDALVTEIYLSITDKVRQVLLLNEVQSKKL, encoded by the coding sequence ATGATAAAACAATTTAAAAAAAGTCATATCACACTCAGTATAGCGGTCATGATTTCAATGACTGGCTGTGCGCGTTTTGATACACGTATGCAAGCGAATGGTCCTTTTAATTATCAAGAATCTACGCTCAACACTAAATATATTACGACAGGATATACTCAAGATGAGAGTCGCGATCTGTTTGTGATCCCTAAGTTAAGCCAATATCAAAAAGATAATGGTTTACGCGCTGACGCGGTTGATATTCGCCCACCCACACAATTAATTAAAATTATGGATGGGATCATCGAAGATAAAGATCATTCGCAAGGTACGCGTATTTGGTTTAATGATTTTCAATCACAACAAGAGTTAACGTCAAAAGTTTCGACGCTGCTGAATGATTTTTTAATCTCTAAAAATGCAACCTATACACTTGCCAAAAATAACGGTGACACGATTGAACCCGTCGAGATTAAAGAAGAAATAAGTTTTGGTAATTTTTTAAATAAAAATACAATTAATAAAGCCTCTTCTTTTTCTATTAAAGTCAGTGCAGAGCAACAATCACACCGTGTAAACCTAACGGTTAGGTTACTGAGTTACTCAGAAAAAAATGACAGTGAGCTTTTAGAATTTAAACTCACCGAAAAAAACAAACAAAATATAGAAACGCGACTCATTAATGATTTGTTACTTTTTTCATATCAGCAAAAAGAAAAACACGCATTACAAAATATAGGCTCGCAACCTTTACCGATTAAACTTGGCTTTGATGAAAATCATCAAATGGCTTGGCTAGTGAGTGAAAGTTTTGAAAAAACGTGGCAAGAGCTTCCATCATTATTGACCTTACTTAATTTTGAAATTATTAAGAGTGATAAAAACTTAGGCTCGATGTTATTAAAATACAGTGCGCCGAGTGATGATTATTGGGCAGAAAATAATTTACATCCGTTTGAATTAAAAAATGCTCAGTATAATATTCAGCTCGGAGAAGCGACCGCGGACAGTAGTGCTCTCATTTGGTTAGATGAAAATAAAAAACCATTAAAAGATGCATTAGTGACTGAAATATATTTGAGTATTACAGACAAAGTACGACAAGTATTATTATTAAATGAAGTTCAAAGTAAAAAATTATAA
- a CDS encoding Gfo/Idh/MocA family protein, with translation MINFAVIGTNWITERFIKATSCGTDLMLNAVYSRDLARAQTFAKKYQLQNSFDDLQTLAEHKDIEAVYIASPNALHFPQALQMLKAGKHVICEKPLATTPEQVACLFATAKENNVIIFEAYMSAYLPNFSQVQKNLEKIAPLRKANLQYCQYSSRYQQYLDGKNPNTFNPAYSNGSIMDIGFYCVAFSVALFGFPQSIQANAFLLDSGVDGCGSALLQYKDFSVTIDHSKISDSALASEIQGEKGSVVIEHIALCNKVTLHQNTAVDISVEQSDQHMLYEIDVFCQQIQAGVMDEKINQRTLDCIRVIAEIRRQTKVKLS, from the coding sequence ATGATCAATTTTGCTGTGATAGGAACTAATTGGATCACCGAGCGATTTATTAAGGCCACAAGCTGTGGTACAGATTTAATGTTAAACGCCGTATACTCAAGAGATCTTGCGCGCGCCCAAACCTTTGCCAAAAAATATCAACTGCAAAATAGTTTCGATGATTTACAAACGCTCGCTGAGCATAAAGACATTGAGGCTGTTTATATTGCGAGCCCCAATGCGCTACATTTTCCGCAAGCACTGCAAATGCTAAAGGCGGGTAAACATGTTATTTGTGAAAAGCCTCTGGCAACAACTCCCGAGCAAGTTGCGTGCTTATTTGCAACGGCCAAAGAAAATAATGTCATTATTTTTGAAGCCTATATGAGTGCTTATCTTCCCAATTTTTCACAAGTGCAAAAAAACTTAGAAAAAATAGCCCCCTTACGCAAAGCAAATTTACAATATTGCCAATACTCTTCCCGTTATCAACAATACCTTGACGGTAAAAATCCAAATACCTTTAATCCTGCTTATTCGAATGGATCTATCATGGATATTGGTTTTTATTGTGTTGCGTTTAGCGTTGCATTATTTGGTTTTCCGCAAAGCATTCAAGCAAATGCATTCTTATTAGATTCCGGTGTTGATGGCTGTGGCTCTGCATTATTACAATATAAAGATTTTTCAGTCACCATTGATCATTCTAAAATTAGTGACTCTGCGCTCGCAAGTGAAATTCAAGGCGAAAAGGGTAGCGTTGTTATTGAGCACATTGCTTTGTGCAACAAAGTTACATTACATCAAAATACAGCCGTTGATATTAGTGTTGAGCAAAGTGATCAGCACATGCTTTATGAAATCGACGTTTTTTGTCAACAAATACAAGCGGGCGTAATGGATGAGAAAATCAACCAACGTACGCTGGATTGTATTCGTGTGATCGCTGAAATTCGTCGCCAAACTAAGGTTAAGTTAAGTTGA
- a CDS encoding DUF2913 family protein, which yields MALFSEEMYKLLDLALSELNASHESGRTPQNDLNEAHYLGAWVTTAMKKKRFDSIVLSSLKNWQSKARSLGRNAGLKDQFIYLERCYSQILDSDKKIQAVTRDQFEAFYKTLSAAQWMVTTDTVVVDKMKCHSSGDSSLVACKAQMDTHFNEKGDLIKPISFYIRGDVQEAVKLAFAANVLLHKKTDHKSRVKYHGEYVVYVHNDGEFLPEFPL from the coding sequence ATGGCTCTTTTTTCTGAAGAAATGTACAAATTATTGGACCTCGCATTATCCGAACTTAACGCGTCTCATGAAAGCGGTCGCACCCCACAGAATGATCTCAATGAAGCTCATTACTTGGGCGCGTGGGTAACCACTGCAATGAAGAAAAAGCGTTTTGATTCTATTGTTTTAAGCTCGCTTAAAAATTGGCAAAGTAAAGCGCGTAGTTTAGGACGCAATGCAGGCCTTAAAGATCAATTTATTTACTTAGAGCGTTGTTATAGCCAGATCTTAGACTCAGATAAAAAGATACAAGCAGTGACGCGTGACCAGTTTGAAGCTTTTTATAAGACATTAAGTGCTGCACAATGGATGGTGACAACCGATACGGTTGTTGTCGATAAAATGAAATGTCATAGTTCAGGTGATTCATCACTTGTTGCTTGTAAAGCACAAATGGATACGCATTTTAATGAAAAAGGTGACTTAATTAAGCCGATCTCTTTTTATATTCGAGGCGATGTTCAAGAGGCAGTTAAACTGGCCTTTGCTGCAAATGTATTATTACATAAGAAAACGGATCATAAATCTAGAGTAAAATACCATGGTGAATACGTGGTTTACGTGCACAATGATGGTGAGTTTTTACCTGAATTCCCTTTATAA
- a CDS encoding LysR substrate-binding domain-containing protein gives MKYSLRQLSVFDAVASQESVSAAAKKLSMTQSAVSMSLSQFENILDRQLFIRQGNRLTLSYWGRWLRPKAKKLLQDAQQIEFGLHDQHIISGHLSICASQTPAEYILPELISKIDENFPNLCIELKVKNTDHVIQTLLNHQCELGIIEGRLDDSRLLQEKLMDDHLIIFCSPFHPYANNESVNLSQLEHAKWVLREVGAGTRCTFEGAMHGLIDHIDVWKSYENVSVLKALVANGLYLGCLPHLDIVDALEKGQLVALNTPDLNLRHRLSFVWHKDAGDNPLRDCILLEAKRLVSRHEKKQDKAYLNLPYPAGFKALS, from the coding sequence ATGAAATATTCATTAAGACAATTGAGCGTTTTTGATGCGGTGGCGAGTCAAGAAAGTGTAAGCGCAGCAGCGAAAAAATTATCGATGACACAATCTGCGGTGAGTATGTCTCTTTCTCAATTTGAAAATATACTCGATAGACAGTTATTTATTCGTCAAGGAAATCGCTTAACATTAAGTTATTGGGGACGTTGGTTACGACCTAAAGCCAAAAAATTATTACAAGATGCACAGCAAATTGAATTTGGTTTACACGATCAGCATATCATCAGTGGGCATTTATCTATTTGTGCGAGTCAGACGCCAGCTGAGTATATTTTACCGGAGCTTATCAGTAAAATTGATGAAAACTTCCCTAACTTATGTATTGAATTAAAAGTAAAAAATACAGATCACGTGATACAAACCTTGCTCAATCACCAATGCGAATTGGGGATCATTGAAGGGCGCTTAGACGATAGCCGTCTACTACAAGAAAAATTAATGGATGATCATTTGATCATTTTTTGTAGTCCCTTTCATCCTTATGCAAACAATGAAAGCGTCAATTTATCACAACTAGAGCATGCAAAGTGGGTGTTACGTGAAGTCGGTGCGGGAACGCGTTGTACTTTTGAAGGGGCAATGCATGGTTTAATTGATCATATTGATGTCTGGAAATCTTATGAAAATGTATCAGTATTAAAAGCCTTGGTTGCCAATGGCTTATATTTGGGATGTTTACCGCATCTTGATATTGTGGATGCCTTAGAAAAAGGGCAGTTAGTTGCGCTTAACACACCCGATTTGAATTTACGTCATCGTCTGTCGTTTGTTTGGCATAAAGATGCAGGAGATAATCCGTTACGTGATTGCATTTTATTAGAAGCCAAACGTTTGGTTTCTCGTCATGAAAAAAAACAGGATAAGGCCTACTTAAATTTACCTTATCCTGCTGGGTTTAAAGCGTTAAGTTAG